From a single Candidatus Latescibacterota bacterium genomic region:
- a CDS encoding ChaN family lipoprotein — protein sequence MKNIRQEIDAQKKIVSGLREEIFGVDKTESSEYIKRFTREFSRYRKTCNLDDVLGSALNSDIIYFGDYHPLKASQEWAVFLLKSLLAGGAKVVLALEMLYEYQQESLDRWMKGSYGEEEFLRIIDYESEWGFDWENFRPFFMDMKEPLVPVFGIDYEPRDHLKFIGRRDRMMARKIASIRRFFPGYKILVVIGESHLAGSHLPREVEQVCAPGLRTTTIVQNIDRLYWKLMLRSMEDIPAVSVGRGRFCIFNASPVIKYQSYRAMLDLWSDKSVSESALSSLEEMVENILSLLTGSDTGFEVTGREEVGQSIDDVFPEVHRRSTYSSFACLLRSRQVTEEGILATSANLRVRGLEYFPGLNIFLMVRFDQTCAAREAARFVLYAMRDEVGRRNRKERREDDRFYAYVFEEGLSWVGGLLVNPLITSVPDDDLQGCIDARGAVTRPVDGFSIIETRRLAAYLKYHFKREKGVSLRVTKKLREIFRLDIRERLLIIRVLGRILGSNLYNAYHEGRISREELAGLFRTDFCEPGSGSRLYLEYIKRLSSG from the coding sequence TTGAAGAATATAAGACAGGAGATCGATGCCCAGAAGAAGATCGTGTCCGGGCTGCGTGAGGAGATCTTCGGTGTCGACAAGACTGAAAGTTCTGAATATATCAAGAGATTTACCAGGGAATTCAGCAGATATCGCAAGACATGCAATCTCGATGACGTACTCGGAAGCGCCCTGAACAGTGATATCATCTATTTCGGAGATTATCATCCCCTCAAGGCCAGCCAGGAGTGGGCTGTCTTTCTTCTGAAGAGCCTGCTTGCAGGAGGCGCGAAAGTGGTCCTGGCCCTGGAGATGTTGTACGAGTACCAACAGGAATCCCTGGACAGATGGATGAAGGGCAGTTACGGGGAAGAGGAGTTTCTCCGGATAATCGATTACGAATCGGAATGGGGTTTTGACTGGGAGAATTTCAGGCCGTTCTTCATGGACATGAAGGAACCGCTCGTCCCCGTTTTTGGGATCGACTACGAACCCCGCGATCATCTGAAGTTCATCGGCCGCAGGGACAGGATGATGGCGAGAAAGATCGCTTCAATCAGAAGATTTTTCCCCGGGTATAAGATCCTCGTTGTAATCGGAGAATCCCACCTTGCGGGCAGCCATCTGCCACGGGAAGTCGAACAGGTCTGCGCCCCCGGGCTACGGACAACGACGATCGTACAGAATATCGACAGGTTGTACTGGAAACTGATGCTCAGGAGTATGGAGGACATCCCGGCTGTATCGGTGGGCAGGGGCAGGTTCTGCATATTCAACGCTTCACCTGTGATAAAATATCAGTCATATCGCGCGATGCTGGATCTCTGGTCGGACAAATCGGTATCCGAATCCGCGCTCAGTTCCCTCGAAGAGATGGTGGAGAATATACTCTCACTTCTAACCGGCAGCGATACTGGATTCGAGGTGACTGGAAGGGAGGAAGTAGGGCAGTCGATCGATGATGTTTTTCCGGAAGTGCACAGACGCAGTACCTACAGTTCTTTTGCTTGTCTTCTTCGTTCGAGGCAGGTCACCGAGGAGGGGATTCTGGCAACAAGCGCGAACTTGAGGGTGAGGGGGCTGGAATATTTCCCCGGACTGAACATATTTCTGATGGTCAGGTTCGATCAGACCTGTGCGGCGAGGGAAGCCGCAAGGTTTGTGCTCTACGCCATGAGGGACGAGGTCGGCAGGAGAAACAGGAAGGAGCGCCGCGAGGATGACAGGTTTTATGCCTACGTATTCGAAGAGGGTCTCAGCTGGGTGGGTGGACTTCTCGTCAATCCTCTCATCACTTCCGTCCCGGATGACGACCTGCAGGGCTGCATCGATGCCCGCGGGGCCGTGACTCGGCCAGTCGACGGATTTTCCATCATCGAAACACGCAGGCTTGCGGCTTACCTCAAGTATCATTTTAAAAGAGAGAAAGGAGTCTCTCTGCGGGTGACGAAAAAGCTTCGAGAGATCTTTCGACTCGATATCAGGGAGAGGCTGCTTATTATAAGGGTCCTGGGTAGAATACTTGGAAGCAATCTTTACAATGCCTATCATGAAGGACGAATATCAAGAGAGGAACTTGCCGGACTTTTCAGGACAGATTTCTGCGAACCTGGCAGCGGTTCCCGACTCTATCTGGAATACATAAAAAGACTTTCGTCCGGATAA
- a CDS encoding acetate--CoA ligase family protein, with protein sequence MTKKTDDLLHSILESGRRFIYEHEAYSILDTAGFHTPRTSFYTKISQIPDSGAPDMPGDRVVCKLISPEMPHRSEFGGIVVIPNSKAAMDSTFDSFSNICDENDFTLAGMMVAELLEIDDHVPHQLLFTLKQDPSLGPVIIAGLGGLGTEVWKAGLREGAALFIRSAEKVLDRDSTLKALEKTFFYPLITGGTRVSRKPMIKPEKIFSALEAIARLALDFSLTSKTSRVTIDELEINPIQITGDGRLVPLDSLMRISEKRTTGIHPPQEKIDSLLHPENMLLIGASADRMNMGRIILRNLLSTGKIEKEKIFLLHPSATEIEGCVAFELIDDLPDKIDLAVFTIPASERSVGMIEKIITEDKTESMILISGGFDETSGGRHLSERIRTALDNARNAGKGPVLNGPNCMGIVSGPGGYNTFFLPDYKLSPGGSFGEKTAVVSQSGAWLVTLLSALDLYDPRYMITVGNQIDLTITDYLIKLREDEKIDVFILYIEGFKEGDGERFLKVAGEIASSGKKVLVYKSGRTPAGAQAAASHTAAMATDHELFTRLMEDAGIYEADTLEDVEDAVKVFTLLDGIRVAGRNVGISSDAGFECSVAGDRLYSLRLARFSEKTIEVLSEHLPSGIIDVQNPVDATPAITTEEYGKCVEAILEDDNTDCAVISNVAATSTQENLPAGPEHDEDITNPDSHPNTLIRIFKKYDKPVVFCMNEGSIYDPAVRMMEEAGLPVFRKIDRAIRALELFVRFGQENEISY encoded by the coding sequence ATGACTAAAAAGACTGACGACCTGCTGCATTCGATCCTGGAATCAGGACGCAGATTCATATATGAGCACGAAGCTTATTCGATCCTCGATACAGCAGGATTCCACACACCACGGACATCCTTCTATACAAAAATATCCCAGATACCCGATTCCGGAGCGCCGGACATGCCCGGCGACCGTGTAGTCTGCAAACTGATATCTCCTGAGATGCCGCACCGCTCGGAGTTCGGCGGAATAGTAGTGATCCCCAACTCAAAAGCTGCGATGGATTCGACCTTTGACTCGTTCAGCAATATATGCGATGAAAATGATTTTACACTTGCCGGGATGATGGTGGCCGAACTTCTTGAGATCGACGATCATGTGCCACATCAACTCCTCTTTACTCTGAAACAGGACCCATCTCTTGGGCCGGTGATCATCGCGGGACTTGGAGGGCTGGGCACCGAAGTATGGAAGGCTGGCCTGCGTGAAGGAGCAGCTCTGTTTATCCGATCGGCAGAAAAAGTCCTGGACCGTGATTCCACTCTAAAGGCTCTCGAAAAGACATTTTTCTATCCATTGATTACCGGTGGTACAAGGGTCTCCCGGAAACCGATGATCAAGCCGGAGAAAATATTTTCCGCTCTTGAAGCCATTGCCAGGCTCGCACTGGACTTCTCCCTCACTTCAAAGACATCCCGCGTCACTATAGATGAGTTGGAGATCAACCCGATTCAGATCACCGGCGACGGCAGGCTTGTACCTCTCGACTCGCTGATGCGGATATCAGAAAAAAGGACAACAGGGATCCATCCTCCCCAGGAAAAAATCGACAGCCTTCTGCATCCTGAAAACATGCTGTTGATCGGAGCTTCAGCCGACAGGATGAACATGGGCAGGATAATACTCAGGAACCTGCTCTCCACCGGGAAGATAGAAAAAGAGAAGATATTTCTCCTTCACCCGTCGGCCACTGAGATCGAGGGATGCGTGGCTTTCGAATTGATAGACGACCTTCCCGACAAAATCGATCTTGCCGTATTCACGATCCCTGCCAGTGAGCGGTCAGTTGGGATGATCGAAAAAATTATCACTGAAGACAAGACCGAATCGATGATCCTGATCTCCGGTGGCTTTGATGAGACCAGCGGAGGCAGACATCTTTCAGAGAGGATCAGGACGGCCCTCGATAATGCACGGAATGCCGGTAAGGGTCCGGTCCTTAACGGCCCCAACTGCATGGGGATCGTATCGGGGCCAGGCGGCTATAACACTTTTTTCCTCCCGGATTACAAGCTGTCCCCGGGCGGCTCCTTCGGCGAGAAGACAGCTGTGGTCAGCCAGAGCGGTGCCTGGCTTGTCACCCTGCTTTCCGCTCTGGACCTCTATGATCCCCGGTATATGATCACGGTCGGTAACCAGATCGACCTTACGATCACCGACTACCTGATAAAGCTTCGTGAAGACGAAAAGATCGATGTATTCATCCTGTATATCGAGGGATTCAAAGAGGGAGACGGCGAAAGATTTCTGAAAGTAGCGGGCGAGATCGCCTCCTCTGGCAAAAAGGTCCTGGTCTACAAATCGGGAAGGACTCCGGCCGGGGCTCAGGCCGCGGCTTCGCACACCGCCGCGATGGCCACAGACCATGAACTGTTCACCCGTCTTATGGAGGACGCCGGAATTTACGAGGCGGACACCCTCGAGGATGTCGAGGATGCAGTGAAGGTATTCACCCTCCTCGATGGAATACGGGTAGCGGGACGAAATGTCGGTATCTCGAGTGACGCGGGCTTTGAATGTTCGGTGGCTGGGGACAGACTTTACTCTCTGCGACTGGCCCGCTTCAGCGAAAAAACGATCGAGGTTCTGTCCGAACACCTGCCGTCGGGGATCATCGATGTTCAAAACCCTGTCGATGCCACACCGGCCATCACTACCGAAGAGTACGGAAAATGCGTAGAAGCGATACTCGAGGACGATAACACGGACTGCGCGGTCATTTCGAACGTAGCCGCCACATCGACTCAGGAAAATCTCCCTGCCGGCCCGGAACACGACGAAGATATCACAAATCCTGATTCTCATCCGAACACACTTATCAGGATCTTCAAAAAATACGATAAACCTGTCGTCTTCTGCATGAATGAAGGATCGATCTACGACCCGGCCGTCAGGATGATGGAAGAAGCAGGTTTGCCGGTATTCAGGAAGATAGACCGCGCAATAAGAGCCCTTGAACTGTTTGTGAGGTTCGGTCAGGAAAATGAGATTTCCTACTAG
- a CDS encoding TrkH family potassium uptake protein codes for MRVFTSIQRMRPGLLVIISFTLAAVIGAILLALPAASVGDPLSAVDALFTATSAVCVTGLVVVETGSHFTMFGKSVILALIQLGGLGLMTFSVFLFLFLGKGLGTRQRWIMTETFTPAPIKKIRKLIRSIFVFTFVAEGIGAASLFFFWYREMPFKQALYHSVFHSVSAFCNAGFSTYRESFVQYQGDVWLNMTIMVLIVAGGIGFPVIYELRNRLFNRNVKRRPAVSLHTKMVIATTVILVLAGWSLILLSESKGEISSISIKDKLLTTLFQSVTARTAGFNTLDISRLAPGTLFMLVMLMFVGASPGSCGGGIKTTSLAVFMAIFKSKIAGRRNMSLFKRTIPDDVISRALAVFILAVLVVTAGLISLLITEMTTNHAGNEYFLSYLFEAVSAFGTVGLSMGITSSLTEAGKLVIIMLMMVGRVGLLTVAYVVTRAEHGRPFKYAGEKVMVG; via the coding sequence ATGAGGGTTTTTACATCCATTCAACGGATGAGACCGGGACTGCTGGTCATCATCAGTTTCACCCTTGCCGCGGTCATCGGCGCGATACTGCTCGCGCTGCCGGCAGCTTCGGTGGGCGACCCTCTTTCAGCGGTCGATGCGCTGTTTACTGCGACGTCCGCTGTTTGTGTGACAGGGCTTGTCGTAGTTGAAACAGGTTCTCATTTTACGATGTTCGGCAAATCCGTTATCCTGGCCCTTATCCAGCTTGGGGGGTTGGGTCTGATGACTTTTTCCGTGTTTCTGTTCCTGTTTCTTGGAAAGGGACTCGGGACGAGGCAGAGATGGATAATGACAGAGACTTTCACTCCAGCTCCAATAAAGAAGATCAGAAAACTGATAAGATCGATATTCGTCTTCACGTTCGTTGCTGAAGGGATCGGTGCCGCATCGCTGTTCTTTTTCTGGTACAGGGAGATGCCGTTCAAACAGGCGCTGTATCATAGTGTCTTTCACTCGGTCTCCGCGTTCTGCAACGCAGGGTTTTCCACTTATCGGGAGAGTTTCGTTCAGTATCAGGGTGACGTATGGTTGAACATGACAATAATGGTATTAATCGTCGCTGGAGGAATAGGTTTCCCGGTGATCTACGAATTGAGGAACAGACTTTTTAATCGAAACGTAAAGCGCAGACCGGCAGTTTCTCTTCATACAAAAATGGTCATTGCCACGACTGTTATTCTCGTTCTGGCAGGATGGAGCCTGATACTTCTCTCCGAAAGCAAGGGGGAGATATCGTCGATATCTATCAAGGACAAACTCCTGACTACCCTTTTCCAGTCTGTTACAGCCAGGACTGCCGGATTTAATACCCTCGACATCTCCAGGCTCGCTCCCGGGACTTTGTTCATGCTGGTCATGCTGATGTTTGTCGGGGCAAGCCCAGGTTCCTGTGGTGGAGGGATCAAGACGACATCGCTGGCCGTGTTCATGGCGATCTTCAAGAGCAAGATCGCAGGCAGAAGGAACATGAGTCTTTTCAAGAGGACTATTCCTGACGATGTGATCTCCCGCGCGCTGGCCGTATTTATACTTGCCGTTTTGGTCGTGACAGCCGGACTTATCTCTCTGCTGATCACGGAGATGACGACGAATCACGCGGGCAATGAATATTTTCTATCATATCTTTTTGAAGCAGTCTCGGCCTTCGGGACGGTCGGGCTTTCAATGGGAATAACGTCATCACTGACTGAAGCAGGAAAACTCGTGATAATCATGCTTATGATGGTGGGAAGGGTCGGACTTCTCACTGTAGCCTATGTCGTTACGCGCGCCGAGCACGGACGGCCATTCAAGTATGCCGGGGAAAAGGTGATGGTAGGGTAA
- a CDS encoding TrkA family potassium uptake protein has product MSNKYAVIGLGNFGFHVARTLFEEGHDVIALDIEEDLVQKIRPYCSQAIIGDATQKEMLATLGLDEMEASIVSMGGNANAATLITLYLRELEVKKIVVKATNEDHGKILRNVGATNVIFPEKDMAVKVAMNLSAPDVLDYLPMSGDYMIAEIAPIVEFVGKSLAELAMRSKYNVNVIGIKELVPENFVLVPGADFVIKDSDVLVLIGKGEDINRIKQIKK; this is encoded by the coding sequence ATGTCGAACAAGTATGCTGTGATCGGATTGGGTAATTTCGGTTTTCATGTCGCTCGTACACTGTTCGAGGAAGGCCACGACGTGATCGCCCTCGATATTGAAGAGGATCTGGTACAAAAGATACGACCATACTGTTCGCAGGCGATCATCGGTGACGCCACGCAGAAAGAAATGTTGGCAACACTTGGCCTTGACGAAATGGAAGCGTCGATAGTGAGTATGGGGGGGAATGCCAACGCCGCCACGCTCATAACGCTCTACCTGAGAGAACTCGAAGTGAAGAAAATAGTCGTCAAGGCGACGAACGAGGACCACGGAAAGATACTCAGAAATGTGGGCGCGACGAATGTCATATTTCCGGAGAAAGATATGGCAGTGAAGGTGGCGATGAATCTCTCGGCCCCGGACGTGCTCGACTATCTGCCGATGTCGGGAGATTACATGATCGCAGAGATCGCCCCGATTGTGGAGTTCGTCGGCAAGTCTCTCGCGGAACTGGCGATGAGGTCGAAGTACAACGTCAACGTTATAGGAATAAAAGAGCTTGTGCCTGAGAACTTCGTTCTTGTTCCTGGGGCCGATTTTGTTATCAAGGACAGCGACGTGCTTGTGCTTATCGGCAAGGGAGAGGATATAAACCGGATCAAGCAGATAAAGAAATAG
- a CDS encoding ABC transporter ATP-binding protein, with amino-acid sequence MNISIADLNMVYKNGKHALDSVNLEIGSGMFGLLGPNGAGKTTLMKILVTLMKPSSGDVSVGDLDLVRNRREIRSMLGYLPQDFRFFSKLRTWEFLDYVASLSGLRETKKRKHAVDEMLEQVGLFDVRDRMAGKLSGGMKRRLGIAQALIGSPQIIVVDEPTTGLDPEERIRFRNLIADMQHRDVTIILSTHIVGDISSTCNDVALLHEGRVVYKGDPEGLVDMARGHSWRFEALESELEDIKERFSVISTIPSENGWEVDVVGDSLDGYPGKEIDPDLEHAYVYFMEHEVPTAQ; translated from the coding sequence ATGAATATATCGATAGCAGACCTGAATATGGTCTACAAAAACGGAAAACATGCGCTCGACTCGGTCAACCTCGAAATAGGAAGCGGGATGTTCGGCCTCCTCGGCCCCAACGGCGCGGGCAAGACCACTCTGATGAAGATACTCGTCACCCTGATGAAACCATCCTCAGGGGATGTCAGTGTCGGAGACCTCGATCTGGTACGAAACAGACGGGAGATCAGATCGATGCTCGGTTATCTGCCCCAGGACTTCAGGTTCTTCTCCAAGCTGAGGACATGGGAATTCCTTGACTATGTGGCAAGCCTTTCCGGACTTCGTGAGACGAAAAAAAGAAAGCATGCGGTAGACGAGATGCTCGAACAGGTAGGCCTGTTCGATGTAAGGGACCGGATGGCGGGGAAGCTTTCCGGTGGGATGAAACGCAGACTGGGAATCGCGCAGGCGCTGATCGGTTCGCCGCAGATAATCGTCGTCGACGAACCAACGACCGGCCTCGACCCTGAGGAACGTATCAGGTTCCGCAATCTGATTGCCGATATGCAGCACCGGGATGTCACCATCATCCTCTCGACCCATATCGTCGGTGATATCTCGAGTACATGCAACGATGTCGCGCTTCTGCACGAGGGCAGGGTCGTTTACAAGGGAGATCCTGAAGGCCTCGTCGACATGGCCCGGGGCCACTCCTGGCGTTTCGAAGCACTGGAAAGCGAATTGGAAGACATAAAGGAACGTTTCTCGGTCATTTCCACTATTCCATCCGAAAACGGTTGGGAAGTCGATGTGGTCGGGGACAGTCTTGATGGGTATCCCGGGAAAGAGATAGATCCGGACCTCGAACACGCTTATGTATATTTCATGGAACACGAGGTCCCGACCGCCCAATAA